A DNA window from Deinococcus sonorensis KR-87 contains the following coding sequences:
- a CDS encoding glutamate synthase-related protein: MEKPSTPSPTAPLQPQVQAAELAQARQHGLYTAQEHDACGVGFVAHIKGQRAHHIIQQGLKILENLDHRGAVGADPLMGDGAGILIQIPDEFYRREMARQGVTLPPPGDYGVGMIFLPKEQASRQACEQELERAIQREGQVLLGWRDVPVNRDMPMSPTVRAKEPVIRQVFVGRGPDILVPDALERKLYVIRRSASNAIRHLRLKHGGEYYVPSMSCRTVIYKGLLLATQVGEYYLDLQDPAVVSALALVHQRFSTNTFPEWPLAHPYRMVAHNGEINTVKGNFNWMRAREGVMKSPVLGDDLNKLYPISFEGESDTATFDNALELLTLSGYPMAHAAMMLIPEAWEQHGGMDERRRAFYEYHAAMMEPWDGPAAMVFTDGRQLGATLDRNGLRPARYLITNDDLVVLASESGVLPIPEHKVVRKWRLQPGRMFLIDFEQGRIIEDDELKAQYAGAKPYRQWIENVRIRLDTLEGSGDVGRFRESRLDRQQAFGYTQEDLKFLISPMAALGEEGIGSMGNDSPLAVLSSRNKPLYSYFKQLFAQVTNPPIDPIRENIVMSLVSFIGPKPNLLDINAVNPPIRLEVAQPILNFDDMARLRGIERRTGGKFKPYELDITYPVQWGSEGVEARLASLCAQAVDAIRGGHTILIITDRRMDRDNVAIPSLLALSAIHHHLVREGLRTLAGLVVETGDAREVHHFAVLAGYGAEAIHPYLALETLIELHTDPLGEISADKAISNYIKAIGKGLSKIMSKMGISTYMSYCGAQIFEAIGLNRELIDRYFTGTPTQVEGIGVFEVAEERLRVHRAAFSTDPLLQSMLDVGGEYAWRARGEEHMWTPDAIAKLQHGVRSGRYDTYAEYARIINDQSRRHMTLRGLFEFRLDPAQAIPVEEVEPASEIVKRFATGAMSLGSISTEAHTTLAVAMNRIGGKSNTGEGGEDPARYRAELRGERIQAGTRVGDVLGAGRLLTDYELQDGDSLRSRIKQVASGRFGVNAEYLSSADQIQIKMAQGAKPGEGGQLPGGKVSEYIGMLRYSVPGVGLISPPPHHDIYSIEDLAQLIHDLKNVNPRADISVKLVSEVGVGTIAAGVAKAKADHVVIAGHDGGTGASPWSSIKHAGTPWELGLAETQQTLVLNRLRGRIRVQADGQMKTGRDVVIGALLGADEFGFATAPLVAEGCIMMRKCHLNTCPVGVATQDPELRAKFSGRPEHVINFFFFVAEEARQIMAQLGVRTFEELVGRSDLLDLRPGIEHWKAQGLDFSRIFYRPALDGEVDHRHTGTQDHGLDRALDHKLIEQCRPALERGEPVKILQDARNVNRTVGAMLSGELVRRRPEGLPDDSIFIQMEGTGGQSFGAFLASGITLYLIGDANDYTGKGLSGGRIAIRPSIDFRGDAPKNIIVGNTVLYGATGGEAFFRGVAGERFAVRLSGATAVVEGTGDHGCEYMTGGTVVVLGRTGRNFAAGMSGGVAYILDEDGQFRSRCNPSMVAVEPLLSGERQRAEQDPATFHQGQTDEDQLRRLLEEHHRWTGSLRARKILDHWDAALAKFVKVFPHEYRRALTELNRERIDHATEPASQGGVAVTPSTH; the protein is encoded by the coding sequence ATGGAGAAGCCCAGCACGCCCAGCCCCACCGCCCCTCTTCAGCCGCAGGTTCAGGCGGCTGAACTCGCTCAGGCCCGCCAGCACGGGCTCTATACCGCTCAGGAGCACGACGCCTGCGGCGTGGGCTTCGTGGCCCACATCAAGGGCCAGCGTGCCCATCACATCATCCAGCAGGGTCTGAAAATCCTGGAGAACCTGGACCACCGGGGCGCGGTGGGCGCCGACCCGCTGATGGGCGACGGCGCCGGCATCCTGATCCAGATTCCGGACGAGTTCTATCGTCGCGAGATGGCCCGGCAGGGCGTGACGCTGCCGCCGCCCGGCGATTACGGCGTGGGCATGATCTTCCTGCCCAAGGAACAGGCCTCGCGTCAGGCGTGCGAACAGGAGCTGGAACGCGCCATCCAGCGCGAGGGACAGGTGCTGCTCGGCTGGCGCGACGTGCCGGTCAACCGCGACATGCCGATGAGCCCCACCGTGCGCGCCAAGGAGCCGGTCATCCGGCAGGTGTTCGTGGGCCGCGGCCCGGACATCCTGGTGCCGGACGCGCTGGAGCGCAAGCTGTACGTGATTCGCCGCAGCGCCAGCAACGCCATCCGGCATCTGCGGCTCAAGCACGGCGGCGAGTACTACGTGCCGTCCATGAGCTGCCGCACCGTGATCTACAAGGGCCTGCTGCTGGCCACCCAGGTGGGCGAGTACTACCTGGACCTGCAGGACCCTGCGGTGGTGTCAGCGCTGGCGCTGGTGCACCAGCGCTTCTCCACCAACACCTTCCCCGAATGGCCGCTGGCGCACCCGTACCGCATGGTGGCGCACAACGGCGAGATCAACACGGTCAAGGGCAACTTCAACTGGATGCGCGCCCGCGAGGGCGTGATGAAGAGCCCGGTGCTGGGCGACGACCTGAACAAGCTGTACCCGATCAGCTTCGAGGGCGAGTCCGACACCGCCACCTTCGACAACGCGCTGGAACTGCTGACCCTCTCCGGCTACCCGATGGCGCACGCCGCCATGATGCTGATTCCCGAGGCCTGGGAGCAGCACGGCGGCATGGACGAGCGCCGCCGCGCCTTCTACGAGTACCACGCGGCCATGATGGAGCCCTGGGACGGCCCGGCCGCGATGGTCTTCACCGATGGCCGTCAGCTGGGCGCCACGCTGGACCGCAACGGTCTGCGCCCGGCCCGCTACCTGATCACCAACGACGATCTGGTGGTGCTGGCCTCCGAGAGCGGCGTGCTGCCGATTCCGGAGCACAAGGTGGTGCGCAAGTGGCGGCTGCAGCCGGGCCGCATGTTCCTGATCGACTTCGAGCAGGGGCGCATCATCGAGGACGATGAGCTCAAGGCGCAGTACGCGGGCGCCAAGCCCTACCGCCAGTGGATCGAGAACGTCCGCATCCGCCTGGACACCCTGGAGGGGAGCGGCGACGTGGGCCGCTTTCGCGAGAGCCGTCTGGACCGTCAGCAGGCCTTCGGCTACACCCAGGAGGACCTCAAGTTCCTGATCTCCCCGATGGCCGCGCTCGGCGAGGAGGGCATCGGGAGCATGGGCAACGACTCGCCGCTGGCAGTGCTGAGCAGCCGCAACAAGCCGCTGTACAGCTACTTCAAGCAGCTGTTCGCCCAGGTGACCAACCCGCCCATCGACCCGATCCGCGAGAACATCGTGATGAGCCTGGTGTCGTTCATCGGCCCCAAGCCGAACCTGCTGGACATCAACGCCGTCAACCCGCCGATCCGGCTGGAGGTGGCGCAGCCGATCCTGAACTTCGACGACATGGCGCGGCTGCGCGGCATCGAGCGGCGCACCGGCGGCAAGTTCAAGCCGTATGAGCTGGACATCACCTACCCGGTGCAGTGGGGCAGCGAGGGTGTGGAGGCGCGGCTGGCCTCGCTGTGCGCCCAGGCGGTGGACGCCATCCGCGGCGGCCACACCATCCTGATCATCACCGATCGCCGGATGGACCGCGACAACGTGGCGATTCCCTCGCTGCTGGCCCTGTCGGCCATTCATCACCACCTCGTGCGCGAGGGGCTGCGGACGCTGGCGGGGCTGGTCGTGGAGACCGGCGACGCCCGCGAGGTGCATCACTTCGCGGTGCTGGCCGGCTACGGCGCCGAGGCGATCCACCCGTACCTGGCGCTGGAAACCCTGATCGAGCTGCACACCGACCCGCTCGGTGAGATCAGCGCCGACAAGGCCATCTCCAACTACATCAAGGCGATCGGCAAGGGCCTGTCCAAGATCATGTCCAAGATGGGCATCAGCACCTACATGAGCTACTGCGGGGCGCAGATCTTCGAGGCCATTGGCCTGAACCGCGAGCTGATCGACCGCTACTTCACCGGCACGCCCACCCAGGTGGAGGGCATCGGGGTGTTCGAGGTGGCCGAGGAGCGGCTGCGGGTCCACCGCGCCGCCTTCAGCACCGACCCGCTGCTGCAGAGCATGCTGGACGTTGGGGGCGAGTACGCGTGGCGCGCGCGCGGCGAGGAGCACATGTGGACACCCGACGCGATCGCCAAGCTGCAGCACGGCGTCCGCAGCGGCCGCTACGACACCTACGCCGAGTACGCCCGCATCATCAACGACCAGAGCCGGCGGCACATGACCCTGCGCGGGCTGTTCGAGTTCCGGCTGGACCCCGCGCAGGCCATTCCAGTGGAGGAAGTGGAACCGGCCTCCGAGATCGTGAAGCGCTTCGCCACCGGGGCCATGAGCCTCGGATCCATCAGCACCGAGGCGCACACCACCCTGGCCGTCGCCATGAACCGCATCGGGGGCAAGAGCAACACCGGCGAGGGCGGCGAGGACCCGGCCCGCTACCGCGCCGAGCTGCGCGGCGAGCGCATTCAGGCCGGCACCCGCGTGGGTGACGTGCTGGGCGCGGGCCGCCTGCTCACCGACTACGAACTGCAGGACGGCGACAGCCTCAGGAGCCGCATCAAGCAGGTGGCGTCGGGCCGCTTCGGGGTGAACGCCGAGTACCTGTCCAGCGCCGACCAGATTCAGATCAAGATGGCGCAGGGGGCCAAGCCCGGCGAGGGCGGGCAGCTGCCGGGCGGCAAGGTCAGCGAGTACATCGGGATGCTGCGCTACTCGGTGCCGGGCGTGGGCCTGATCTCGCCGCCGCCGCACCACGACATCTACAGCATCGAGGACCTCGCGCAGCTGATCCACGACCTCAAGAACGTCAACCCGCGCGCCGACATCAGTGTCAAGCTGGTCTCGGAGGTCGGCGTGGGCACCATCGCGGCGGGCGTGGCGAAGGCCAAGGCCGACCACGTGGTGATCGCCGGCCACGACGGCGGCACCGGCGCGAGCCCCTGGAGCAGCATCAAGCACGCCGGCACCCCCTGGGAGCTGGGCCTCGCCGAGACGCAGCAGACGCTGGTGCTCAACCGCCTGCGTGGCCGCATCCGGGTGCAGGCCGACGGCCAGATGAAGACCGGCCGGGACGTGGTGATCGGGGCGCTGCTGGGCGCCGACGAGTTCGGCTTCGCCACCGCGCCGCTGGTCGCAGAGGGCTGCATCATGATGCGCAAGTGCCATCTCAACACCTGCCCGGTGGGGGTGGCCACCCAGGACCCGGAGCTGCGCGCCAAATTTTCTGGCCGGCCGGAGCACGTCATCAATTTCTTCTTCTTCGTGGCCGAGGAAGCGCGGCAGATCATGGCGCAGCTGGGCGTCCGCACCTTCGAGGAACTGGTGGGCCGCAGCGACCTGCTGGACCTGCGCCCCGGCATCGAGCACTGGAAGGCGCAGGGCCTGGACTTCAGCCGCATCTTCTACCGGCCCGCGCTGGACGGCGAGGTGGATCACCGCCACACCGGCACCCAGGACCACGGGCTGGACCGGGCGCTGGACCATAAACTCATCGAGCAGTGCCGGCCGGCGCTGGAGCGCGGCGAGCCGGTCAAGATCCTGCAGGACGCCCGCAACGTCAACCGCACCGTGGGCGCGATGCTCTCGGGCGAGCTGGTGCGCCGCCGCCCCGAGGGGCTGCCGGACGACAGCATCTTCATTCAGATGGAGGGCACCGGCGGCCAGAGCTTCGGCGCCTTCCTGGCCAGCGGCATTACGCTCTACCTGATCGGCGATGCCAACGATTACACCGGCAAGGGGCTGTCGGGCGGGCGCATTGCCATCCGGCCCAGCATCGATTTCCGGGGCGACGCGCCGAAGAACATCATCGTGGGCAACACGGTGCTGTACGGCGCGACCGGCGGCGAGGCCTTCTTCCGGGGCGTGGCCGGCGAGCGCTTCGCCGTGCGGCTCTCCGGGGCCACGGCGGTGGTGGAAGGCACCGGCGACCACGGGTGCGAATACATGACCGGCGGCACGGTGGTGGTGCTGGGCCGCACCGGGCGCAACTTCGCGGCAGGCATGAGCGGCGGCGTGGCGTACATCCTCGATGAGGACGGTCAGTTCCGCAGCCGCTGCAACCCCAGCATGGTGGCGGTGGAGCCGCTGCTCAGCGGCGAGCGTCAGCGCGCCGAGCAGGACCCGGCCACCTTCCACCAGGGTCAGACCGACGAGGACCAGCTGCGCCGCCTGCTGGAAGAACACCACCGCTGGACCGGCTCGCTGCGGGCCCGCAAGATTCTGGATCACTGGGACGCGGCGCTCGCCAAGTTCGTCAAGGTCTTCCCGCACGAGTACCGCCGCGCGCTGACCGAACTGAACCGTGAGCGCATCGACCACGCGACCGAGCCGGCCTCGCAGGGCGGCGTGGCCGTGACGCCCAGCACGCACTGA
- a CDS encoding LacI family DNA-binding transcriptional regulator, producing MSKVTIKDVARHAGVQPSTVSRAINNHPHIRATTKARVLSSIQELGFVPDRAAQSFRTGRTRSISLLLPITGTDFYDRLINSIDEALEAYEYDAGIFPLLSERRLARYQNPAALPYHTDGLVYASLNPEQLYHDPLTIQGLPAVVFEVPSSRYDHVTVNNELGGSLAARHLQRRPATTFVINVEERFNTPFASGVFRERVRGFRAAQRDAGLDLPDTHIFTSDFTPERAHQAARRALQQRTGPVNIFVTCDVFARALLEEVRLAGLTPGDDVRIVGFDDDRQAEASGLTTLHQPVEEMGRTLTRLLMERIADPSLPVRSVQFDPVLKVRGTA from the coding sequence ATGAGCAAAGTCACGATCAAGGACGTGGCCCGGCACGCGGGCGTGCAGCCGAGCACCGTGTCACGGGCCATCAACAACCACCCGCACATCCGGGCCACCACCAAGGCCCGGGTGCTGAGCAGCATTCAGGAACTCGGCTTCGTTCCGGACCGGGCCGCGCAGAGTTTCCGCACCGGCCGGACCCGCAGCATCAGCCTGCTGCTCCCGATCACCGGCACCGACTTCTACGACCGCCTGATCAACAGCATTGACGAGGCGCTCGAGGCGTACGAGTACGACGCCGGCATCTTTCCGCTGCTGTCCGAACGACGGCTGGCCCGCTATCAGAATCCGGCCGCTCTGCCCTACCACACCGACGGCCTGGTGTACGCCTCCCTGAACCCCGAACAGCTGTACCACGACCCGCTGACCATCCAGGGACTGCCGGCGGTGGTGTTCGAGGTGCCGAGCTCCCGCTACGACCACGTGACAGTCAACAACGAACTGGGCGGCAGCCTGGCGGCGCGCCACCTGCAGCGCCGGCCGGCCACGACGTTCGTCATCAATGTGGAGGAACGCTTCAACACCCCGTTCGCCAGTGGGGTCTTCCGGGAGCGGGTCCGGGGGTTCCGGGCCGCGCAGCGGGACGCCGGGCTGGACCTCCCGGATACGCACATTTTCACCAGCGACTTCACTCCGGAACGCGCCCATCAGGCGGCACGCCGGGCACTGCAGCAGCGCACCGGCCCGGTGAACATCTTCGTGACCTGCGACGTGTTCGCCCGGGCCCTGCTGGAGGAGGTCCGGCTGGCTGGCCTGACCCCCGGCGACGACGTGCGGATCGTGGGCTTCGACGACGACCGGCAGGCCGAGGCGTCGGGGCTGACCACCCTGCACCAGCCGGTTGAGGAGATGGGCCGCACGCTGACCCGGCTGCTGATGGAGCGGATCGCCGACCCCAGCCTGCCGGTGCGGAGCGTGCAGTTCGACCCGGTGCTGAAGGTGCGCGGAACGGCCTGA
- the pulA gene encoding type I pullulanase — translation MFKGPLLLSTVMLGLVACNVAQPPVVKPPVTPSYSSYLAGKDLAFFQKKLEDPNLKSVLIVHYHRFDGDYNNWNVWSWIPPQDGSATLFTEDDSYGKIAIIGSDSPATQRGFIIRKGDWEDKDISEDRLADIPASGLGEIWVVSGQKDFYTDPKKIDLTSSGKFAVMDSPTQIKVTYSSPPTGLSADKLSVKIGGAAQTVSSVSVKGTTATLTLAAPLNPADASKAITVSGTGITGALTVYLRDVLSGDAYTYSGDDLGATVSAGQTTFKVWSPVSSAVRVQLFHAAADPTPYQTLDLTRGDRGVWSGSVAGNLDGTYYLLQATNYGVTKTTADPYSHGASTYFENLPLNQMKSAVVNLSGTNPTGWSPALPTTLQRATDASVYEVHVRDFTVSPSSGVDADKRGKYLGMVQAGTHVPGTSISTGLDHLKQLGVNTVQLMPVFDYGNQTEGAYNWGYDPVLYNVPEGQYSTQPNNPAGTIREFKTMVKGLQDAGLNVVMDVVYNHTKSTGERSPFDQLVPYYYYRTDDSGAYLNDTGVGNVIAPERPMVRKFITDSLKYWVSEYHIQGFRFDLLGTAYPADVKQISEEVRKVNPKVVMYGEPWTGGGPTHFGKGDQKGLNVGVFNDNFRNGIIGGVFDVGTQGFIQGAFNLAPAVQTGLAGSLSDFAQEPGESVNYATSHDNYLLWDRLTLGASKGKDTATLKQMQKMAAALVQTAQGLAFMAGGEEFARTKQGDGNSYNSGDTVNQFDWTRLAPGQFADVNSYYSNIIRLRQAHPSFRYSTRDDVTASFSPLTLNPAKGVIGFVLDGTRAADSWKHTLVIFNANEADQQVTLPGGSWKVMVKVDTFSSTPLETVSGSYTVPRLSTLIATADTLTPPPANPALPALKSALSVDSANLNEFDAAGCSTDATQGDPWGAANHLSTLCSAQDASNIYLGLQYKAEDSNPLMAFLGGQQAGPVSDLLQLDSWKRNVQFDASVAPNFLIVQQGNTLELRQIQAGGATAVLQPGALKVSAAADGTRFLKARISKATLGTGQTLRLSAAILGGDNYGGAIILPQTGNTASGATDAQIHFSRPLTFTY, via the coding sequence ATGTTCAAAGGTCCGTTGTTGCTCAGTACGGTGATGCTGGGGCTGGTCGCCTGTAACGTCGCCCAGCCCCCCGTCGTCAAGCCGCCCGTCACCCCAAGCTACTCCAGCTACCTGGCCGGCAAGGACCTGGCGTTCTTTCAGAAGAAGCTGGAGGACCCGAACCTCAAGAGCGTGCTGATCGTTCACTACCACCGCTTCGACGGCGACTACAACAACTGGAATGTCTGGTCCTGGATTCCGCCGCAGGACGGGAGCGCCACCCTCTTCACCGAGGACGACAGCTACGGCAAAATCGCCATCATTGGCTCGGACAGCCCGGCCACCCAGCGCGGCTTCATCATCCGCAAGGGCGACTGGGAGGATAAGGACATCTCCGAGGATCGCCTCGCGGACATCCCCGCCAGCGGCCTGGGCGAGATCTGGGTGGTGAGCGGCCAGAAGGACTTCTACACCGATCCCAAGAAGATTGACCTGACCAGTTCCGGCAAGTTCGCGGTGATGGACAGCCCCACCCAGATCAAGGTGACGTACTCCAGCCCGCCCACTGGCCTCAGCGCCGATAAGCTGAGTGTGAAGATCGGTGGCGCGGCCCAGACGGTCAGCAGCGTCTCGGTCAAGGGCACCACCGCCACCCTGACCCTCGCCGCGCCGCTGAACCCCGCCGACGCCAGCAAGGCCATCACGGTCAGCGGCACCGGGATCACCGGCGCGCTGACGGTGTATCTGCGCGACGTGCTGTCCGGCGACGCCTACACCTACAGCGGCGACGATCTGGGGGCGACCGTCTCGGCCGGGCAGACCACCTTCAAGGTGTGGAGCCCGGTGTCGTCGGCGGTGCGGGTGCAGCTGTTCCACGCGGCGGCCGACCCCACCCCGTACCAGACCCTGGACCTGACGCGCGGCGACCGGGGTGTCTGGAGCGGCAGCGTCGCCGGCAACCTGGACGGCACCTACTACCTGCTGCAAGCCACCAACTACGGCGTGACCAAGACCACCGCCGACCCCTACTCACACGGAGCGAGCACTTACTTCGAGAACCTGCCGCTCAATCAGATGAAGTCGGCGGTGGTGAACCTGAGCGGCACCAACCCCACCGGCTGGAGCCCGGCGCTGCCCACCACCCTGCAGCGGGCCACCGACGCCTCGGTGTACGAGGTGCACGTCCGCGACTTCACCGTTTCGCCCTCCTCCGGCGTGGACGCGGACAAGCGCGGCAAGTACCTCGGGATGGTGCAGGCCGGCACCCACGTGCCCGGCACCAGCATCTCCACCGGCCTGGACCACCTGAAGCAGCTGGGCGTGAACACGGTGCAGCTGATGCCGGTGTTCGACTACGGCAACCAGACCGAGGGCGCGTACAACTGGGGCTACGACCCGGTGCTGTACAACGTGCCGGAAGGACAGTACTCCACCCAGCCGAACAACCCGGCCGGCACCATCCGCGAATTCAAGACGATGGTGAAGGGCCTGCAGGACGCCGGCCTGAACGTGGTGATGGACGTGGTGTACAACCACACCAAATCCACCGGCGAGCGCTCCCCCTTCGACCAGCTGGTGCCGTACTACTACTACCGCACCGACGACTCCGGCGCGTACCTGAACGACACCGGGGTGGGCAACGTCATCGCGCCGGAACGCCCGATGGTCCGCAAGTTCATCACCGACTCGCTGAAGTACTGGGTGAGCGAGTACCACATCCAGGGCTTCCGCTTCGACCTGCTCGGCACCGCGTACCCGGCGGACGTGAAGCAGATCAGCGAGGAGGTGCGCAAGGTCAACCCGAAGGTCGTGATGTACGGCGAGCCGTGGACCGGCGGCGGCCCCACCCACTTCGGCAAGGGCGACCAGAAGGGCCTGAACGTGGGCGTCTTCAACGACAACTTCCGCAACGGCATCATCGGGGGCGTGTTTGACGTGGGCACCCAGGGCTTCATCCAGGGGGCCTTCAACCTCGCGCCGGCGGTGCAGACCGGTCTGGCCGGCAGCCTCTCGGACTTCGCGCAGGAGCCGGGCGAGAGCGTCAACTATGCCACCAGCCACGACAACTACCTGCTGTGGGACCGGCTGACGCTGGGCGCCAGCAAGGGCAAGGACACCGCCACCCTCAAGCAGATGCAGAAGATGGCCGCCGCGCTGGTTCAGACGGCCCAGGGCCTGGCCTTCATGGCGGGCGGCGAGGAGTTCGCGCGCACCAAGCAGGGCGACGGCAACTCCTACAACTCCGGCGACACGGTCAACCAGTTCGACTGGACCCGTCTGGCCCCCGGCCAGTTCGCGGACGTGAACAGCTATTACAGCAACATCATCCGGCTGCGGCAGGCGCACCCGTCGTTCCGCTACAGCACCCGCGACGACGTGACCGCCTCCTTCAGCCCGCTGACCCTCAACCCGGCCAAGGGCGTCATCGGGTTCGTGCTGGACGGCACCCGCGCTGCCGACAGCTGGAAGCACACGCTGGTGATCTTCAACGCCAATGAGGCCGACCAGCAGGTGACGCTCCCGGGCGGCAGCTGGAAGGTGATGGTCAAGGTCGACACCTTCAGCAGCACCCCGCTGGAGACGGTGTCGGGCAGCTACACGGTGCCCCGCCTGTCCACCCTGATCGCCACCGCCGACACGCTCACCCCGCCGCCCGCCAACCCGGCCCTGCCCGCCCTGAAGTCGGCCCTGAGCGTCGACTCGGCCAACCTGAACGAATTCGATGCGGCCGGCTGCAGCACCGACGCCACCCAGGGCGACCCCTGGGGGGCTGCCAACCACCTGTCCACCCTATGCTCGGCTCAGGATGCCAGCAACATCTACCTGGGGCTGCAGTACAAGGCTGAGGACAGCAACCCGCTGATGGCGTTCCTGGGCGGCCAGCAGGCCGGTCCGGTCAGCGACCTGCTGCAGCTCGACAGCTGGAAGCGCAACGTGCAGTTCGATGCAAGCGTGGCGCCCAACTTCCTGATCGTGCAGCAGGGCAACACCCTGGAGCTGCGGCAGATTCAGGCGGGCGGCGCCACGGCCGTCCTGCAGCCGGGCGCGCTCAAGGTCAGCGCCGCGGCGGACGGAACCCGCTTCCTGAAGGCCCGCATCAGCAAGGCGACCCTCGGCACCGGGCAGACACTCCGCCTGTCCGCTGCCATTCTGGGCGGCGACAACTACGGCGGCGCGATCATCCTGCCGCAGACCGGCAATACGGCCAGCGGCGCCACCGACGCCCAGATTCACTTCAGCCGCCCGCTCACGTTCACCTACTGA
- a CDS encoding glutamate synthase subunit beta, which produces MGKVTGFLEHQRVKETYQPAEARLRHYQEFVSTLPVLDARTQAARCMDCGIPFCNNGCPVNNIIPDFNDLVYRDDWKSAIDVLHSTNNFPEFTGRICPAPCEAACTLNFNNEPVGIKSIERSIIDRAWEEGWVVPQPPAVNTGRRVAVIGSGPAGLAAAQQLARAGHDVTVFEKNDRVGGLLRYGIPDFKLEKTSIDRRVRQMEQEGVTFRTGVLVGDWPVGSRVGNLSTETVSPERLRTEFDAVLLAGGAEQPRDLPVPGRELDGVHFAMEFLPQQNRVNAGDRLERQIHAAGKHVIVIGGGDTGSDCMGTSHRHGAASVTQFELLPQPPEQEHKPLSWPYWPQKLRTSSSHEEGGAREFAIGTKEFIGENGRVTGIRTVRLAWEGGRMTEVEGSEQVLPADLVLLAMGFVSPVGSVLEAFGVARDPRGNAQASTEEEGGYVTNVPGVFAAGDMRRGQSLVVWAIREGRQAARAVDEFLMGQSALPR; this is translated from the coding sequence ATGGGAAAAGTCACCGGATTTCTGGAGCACCAGCGCGTCAAGGAGACCTATCAGCCGGCCGAGGCCCGGCTGCGGCATTACCAGGAATTCGTCAGCACCCTGCCGGTGCTGGACGCCCGCACCCAGGCGGCGCGCTGCATGGACTGCGGCATTCCGTTCTGCAACAACGGCTGCCCGGTCAACAACATCATTCCCGACTTCAACGATCTGGTGTACCGCGACGACTGGAAGTCGGCCATTGACGTGCTGCACAGCACCAACAATTTTCCGGAGTTCACCGGCCGCATCTGTCCGGCGCCGTGTGAGGCCGCCTGCACCCTGAACTTCAACAATGAGCCGGTCGGCATCAAGAGCATCGAGCGCAGCATCATCGACCGGGCCTGGGAGGAAGGCTGGGTGGTGCCGCAGCCGCCCGCCGTCAACACGGGGCGCCGGGTGGCGGTCATCGGCAGCGGGCCGGCGGGGCTGGCGGCCGCGCAACAGCTGGCGCGCGCCGGCCACGACGTGACGGTCTTCGAGAAAAACGACCGGGTGGGCGGCCTGCTGCGCTACGGCATCCCCGACTTCAAGCTGGAGAAGACCAGCATTGACCGGCGGGTCCGGCAGATGGAGCAGGAGGGCGTGACCTTCCGGACCGGCGTGCTGGTCGGTGACTGGCCGGTGGGCAGCCGGGTGGGCAACCTCTCAACAGAGACGGTGAGCCCCGAGCGCCTGCGGACTGAGTTCGACGCGGTGCTGCTGGCCGGCGGAGCGGAGCAGCCGCGCGACCTGCCGGTGCCGGGCCGTGAGCTGGACGGCGTGCATTTTGCGATGGAGTTCCTGCCGCAGCAGAACCGGGTGAATGCCGGCGACCGGCTGGAGCGGCAGATCCACGCGGCGGGCAAGCACGTCATCGTGATCGGCGGCGGCGACACCGGCAGCGACTGCATGGGCACCAGCCACCGCCACGGGGCGGCCAGCGTCACGCAGTTCGAGCTGCTGCCGCAGCCGCCGGAGCAGGAGCACAAGCCGCTCAGCTGGCCGTACTGGCCGCAGAAGCTGCGCACCAGCAGCAGCCATGAGGAAGGCGGCGCCCGCGAGTTCGCCATCGGCACCAAGGAGTTCATCGGTGAGAACGGCCGCGTGACCGGCATCCGCACCGTCCGCCTCGCCTGGGAGGGCGGCCGGATGACCGAGGTGGAGGGCAGCGAACAGGTGCTCCCCGCCGACCTGGTGCTGCTGGCGATGGGCTTCGTGAGCCCGGTGGGGTCGGTGCTGGAGGCCTTCGGCGTGGCGCGTGACCCGCGCGGCAACGCCCAGGCCAGCACCGAGGAGGAGGGCGGCTACGTCACCAACGTGCCGGGGGTGTTCGCGGCCGGGGACATGCGCCGGGGCCAGTCGCTGGTGGTGTGGGCCATCCGCGAGGGCCGGCAGGCGGCCCGGGCCGTAGACGAATTCCTGATGGGCCAGAGCGCCTTGCCGCGCTGA